A genomic window from Streptomyces sp. WMMC940 includes:
- the orn gene encoding oligoribonuclease encodes MNDRMVWIDCEMTGLSLADDALIEVAALVTDSELNVLGEGVDIVIRPPDAALETMPEVVRQMHTASGLLDELAAGTTLADAEEQVLAYVREHVKEPGKAPLCGNSVGTDRGFLLRDMPKVEEYLHYRIVDVSSVKELARRWYPRAYFNSPEKNGNHRALADIRESIAELRYYREAIFVPHPGPDSDTAKTIAARHVVPAAQ; translated from the coding sequence ATGAACGATCGCATGGTGTGGATCGACTGCGAGATGACCGGGCTCTCGCTGGCCGACGACGCACTCATCGAGGTGGCCGCGCTGGTCACCGACTCGGAACTGAACGTGCTCGGTGAAGGGGTGGACATCGTGATCCGCCCGCCGGACGCGGCGCTGGAGACCATGCCCGAGGTGGTGCGGCAGATGCACACCGCCTCGGGCCTCCTCGACGAACTCGCGGCCGGCACGACCCTGGCCGACGCCGAGGAGCAGGTCCTCGCGTACGTGCGTGAGCACGTCAAGGAGCCGGGCAAGGCGCCGCTGTGCGGGAACTCGGTCGGAACCGACCGCGGCTTCCTGCTCCGCGACATGCCGAAGGTGGAGGAGTACCTCCACTACCGGATCGTCGATGTCTCCTCGGTCAAGGAGCTGGCCCGGCGCTGGTACCCGAGGGCGTACTTCAACAGTCCGGAGAAGAACGGCAACCACCGGGCCCTCGCCGACATCCGCGAGTCGATCGCCGAGCTGCGCTACTACCGCGAGGCGATCTTCGTCCCCCATCCGGGCCCGGACTCGGACACGGCGAAGACGATCGCGGCGCGCCACGTGGTGCCCGCGGCGCAGTAG
- a CDS encoding helix-turn-helix domain-containing protein — protein sequence MSQDSAAPEAVRKLSGRRRREVVAVLLFSGGPIFESSIPLSVFGIDRQDAGVPRYRLLVCAGEEGPLRTTGGLELTAPYGLEAIGRAGTVVVPAWRSITSPPPPEALEALRRAHEEGARIVGLCTGAFVLAAAGLLDGRPATTHWMYAPTLAKRYPSVHVDPRELFVDDGDVLTSAGTAAGIDLCLHIVRTDHGAEAAGALARRLVVPPRRSGGQERYLDRSLPEEIGSDPLAEVVAWALEHLHEQFDVETLAARAYMSRRTFDRRFRSLTGSAPLQWLITQRVLQAQRLLETSDYSVDEVAGRCGFRSPVALRGHFRRQLGSSPAAYRAAYRARRPQGDPVGSGASEQVVPAQASAGHTRRPPAATGASHGSPDPGRPGSDAYAPGRPALPGQRSAP from the coding sequence ATGAGTCAGGACTCCGCCGCGCCGGAGGCCGTAAGGAAGCTGTCCGGGCGCCGCCGCCGAGAGGTCGTCGCGGTGCTGCTGTTCAGCGGCGGTCCCATCTTCGAGAGTTCCATTCCGCTCTCGGTGTTCGGAATCGACCGCCAGGATGCCGGAGTTCCCCGCTACCGGCTGCTCGTATGTGCCGGTGAGGAGGGCCCCCTGCGGACCACGGGGGGACTCGAACTCACCGCGCCCTACGGGCTGGAGGCGATCGGCAGAGCGGGCACGGTCGTCGTGCCGGCCTGGCGGTCCATCACCTCGCCACCGCCACCGGAGGCGCTCGAGGCCCTGCGCCGGGCCCACGAGGAGGGCGCCCGCATCGTGGGGTTGTGCACCGGGGCGTTCGTACTGGCCGCCGCGGGGCTGCTGGACGGCCGCCCGGCGACCACGCACTGGATGTACGCGCCGACGCTCGCCAAACGCTATCCGTCGGTCCACGTGGACCCGCGGGAGCTGTTCGTCGACGACGGCGACGTCCTCACCTCCGCCGGCACCGCGGCCGGCATCGACCTCTGTCTGCACATCGTGCGGACCGACCACGGCGCGGAGGCGGCCGGGGCACTGGCCCGCCGGCTGGTCGTCCCGCCGCGGCGCAGTGGCGGGCAGGAGCGCTATCTCGACAGGTCTTTACCCGAGGAGATCGGCTCCGACCCGCTCGCCGAGGTCGTGGCCTGGGCGCTGGAGCACCTCCACGAGCAGTTCGACGTGGAGACCCTGGCGGCCCGTGCGTACATGAGCAGACGGACCTTCGACCGCAGGTTCCGCTCGCTCACCGGAAGCGCTCCCCTGCAGTGGCTGATCACCCAGCGGGTGCTGCAGGCGCAGCGGCTGCTCGAGACCTCCGACTACTCGGTCGACGAGGTCGCGGGCCGGTGCGGCTTCCGCTCCCCGGTGGCGCTGCGCGGGCACTTCCGCCGCCAGCTCGGCTCCTCCCCGGCCGCGTACCGGGCCGCCTACCGGGCGAGGCGGCCACAGGGCGATCCGGTGGGGTCCGGGGCGTCCGAGCAGGTCGTGCCGGCCCAGGCGTCCGCGGGGCACACGAGGAGGCCACCGGCCGCCACGGGTGCCTCCCACGGTTCCCCGGACCCGGGCAGGCCCGGCTCGGACGCCTACGCCCCCGGGCGCCCGGCGCTCCCCGGCCAGCGGAGTGCACCATAA